A single window of Rhodospirillaceae bacterium DNA harbors:
- the ruvC gene encoding crossover junction endodeoxyribonuclease RuvC: MIGQQMRIIGLDPGLRHTGWGVIQSNGSHLQHIADGTIHPPTDQPMANRLAYLALALKAVLEQYRPENAAVEETFVNKNPLTTLKLGFARGVVMMAPALLGIDVSEYPANQVKSSVVGAGHADKNQVQLMVKFLLPGFQLTTPDSADALAVAICHAHRAGTLQRWSATAVRSLV; the protein is encoded by the coding sequence ATGATAGGACAGCAAATGCGGATTATTGGTTTAGATCCTGGTTTAAGGCATACCGGTTGGGGGGTTATCCAGAGCAATGGTTCCCATCTGCAGCACATTGCGGACGGCACCATCCACCCGCCTACGGATCAACCCATGGCCAATCGACTAGCTTATCTGGCTTTGGCCTTAAAGGCTGTGCTTGAACAATACCGGCCTGAGAATGCGGCGGTTGAAGAAACTTTTGTTAATAAAAACCCCCTAACTACCTTAAAATTGGGGTTTGCGCGCGGGGTTGTTATGATGGCCCCAGCTTTGCTTGGGATTGACGTATCGGAATATCCGGCTAACCAGGTAAAAAGCTCGGTTGTAGGGGCGGGTCACGCTGATAAAAACCAAGTGCAATTAATGGTCAAGTTTTTATTGCCGGGGTTTCAGCTAACAACCCCGGATAGCGCGGATGCGTTGGCTGTTGCTATCTGTCATGCTCATCGTGCCGGTACATTACAACGTTGGTCTGCCACAGCAGTGCGGAGTTTGGTATGA
- the ruvA gene encoding Holliday junction branch migration protein RuvA, with translation MIAKLSGQVDSIGVDHLVIDVGGVGFMVFCSSKFLAIAQLAKKLHLFVETHIREDHIHLYGFGSEQERAVFRLLTSVQGVGPKSALAIQSALNAQEIGQAVHHDQKTILMRANGIGAKLATRIIMELKDKILGDLAAAPLSTIQENQESSALLPAQMMEDAVSALVNLGYRRVDVVQVIQRVTQKNISETWTLSALIRKTLAELSV, from the coding sequence ATGATTGCAAAATTATCGGGCCAGGTTGATTCGATCGGGGTTGACCATTTAGTAATCGATGTGGGGGGGGTAGGTTTTATGGTTTTTTGTTCCAGCAAATTTTTGGCAATTGCCCAGCTGGCCAAAAAGCTACATTTGTTTGTGGAGACCCATATACGGGAAGATCATATCCATTTATACGGCTTTGGATCCGAGCAAGAGCGGGCGGTCTTCCGTTTATTAACATCTGTCCAAGGGGTGGGGCCAAAATCAGCTTTAGCGATACAATCGGCGTTAAATGCCCAAGAAATCGGCCAAGCGGTGCATCATGACCAAAAGACGATACTGATGCGGGCAAACGGGATCGGCGCCAAGTTGGCCACCCGGATTATTATGGAACTAAAAGATAAAATTCTTGGGGATTTAGCTGCTGCACCCTTATCAACGATCCAGGAAAATCAGGAATCATCTGCCTTGCTGCCAGCACAGATGATGGAGGATGCTGTTTCTGCCTTGGTAAATCTTGGTTACCGGCGTGTTGATGTCGTGCAGGTAATTCAACGGGTGACCCAAAAAAATATTTCTGAAACTTGGACTTTAAGTGCCCTTATTCGTAAAACTTTAGCTGAGTTAAGCGTATGA
- the ruvB gene encoding Holliday junction branch migration DNA helicase RuvB — protein sequence MTEQRLVSVQQLPEDQVESSIRPQFLTDFVGQKQLRANLEIFIQAARQRGEALDHILFYGPPGLGKTTLSHIVARELGVGFRATSGPLLTKAGDLAALLTNLQPRDVMFIDEIHRLSPTIEEVLYPAMEDFQLDLIIGEGPAARSVRIDLPPFTLIGATTRAGLLTTPLRERFGIPLRLEFYTLSELETIVRRAAKILNCSLSPDGATEIAKRCRGTPRIAGRLLRRIRDFSLIRGIENITGRIADKILLELDVDVNGLDNMDRRYLNCIAGIYDGGPVGIETLSAYLSEQRDAIEEMVEPYLLQQGLIQRTSRGRTLTQGGYRYLGLTPPHAAGTVHTDQFAFPLPDDKMEGEADE from the coding sequence ATGACGGAACAGCGTCTGGTCAGTGTGCAACAGTTACCCGAAGATCAGGTGGAATCATCTATTCGCCCGCAATTCCTAACGGATTTCGTCGGACAGAAGCAGTTGCGTGCCAATTTAGAAATTTTTATCCAAGCGGCCCGCCAGCGCGGGGAAGCCTTAGACCATATTTTATTTTATGGCCCCCCTGGCCTTGGTAAAACTACCCTTTCTCATATTGTGGCGCGCGAATTAGGGGTTGGATTCCGGGCTACTTCAGGCCCTTTATTAACCAAAGCCGGAGATTTAGCGGCTTTGCTAACCAACTTGCAACCCCGGGATGTTATGTTTATTGATGAGATCCATCGGCTTAGCCCGACGATTGAAGAAGTGCTTTATCCGGCGATGGAAGATTTCCAGCTAGATTTGATTATCGGCGAAGGCCCTGCTGCCAGAAGCGTTCGCATTGATTTACCACCTTTTACCCTGATTGGGGCAACTACCCGGGCTGGTTTGTTAACGACCCCATTGCGGGAAAGATTCGGCATTCCGCTGCGTTTGGAATTTTATACTTTAAGCGAATTGGAAACCATTGTGCGGCGTGCGGCCAAGATTTTAAATTGCTCGTTAAGTCCTGATGGAGCAACTGAAATTGCTAAACGCTGCCGGGGGACACCCCGCATTGCCGGCCGATTGTTACGGCGGATCAGGGATTTTTCCTTAATTCGCGGCATTGAAAATATCACCGGGCGTATTGCTGATAAAATATTATTGGAACTTGATGTGGATGTGAACGGGTTGGATAATATGGATCGGCGATATTTGAATTGTATCGCGGGTATTTATGATGGGGGGCCTGTCGGCATCGAAACTTTATCTGCTTATTTGTCCGAACAGCGCGATGCGATTGAAGAAATGGTAGAGCCTTATTTGTTACAGCAGGGCCTTATTCAACGGACATCCCGTGGGCGAACATTAACACAAGGCGGATACCGCTATTTAGGGTTAACTCCACCTCATGCAGCAGGTACTGTCCATACCGATCAATTCGCTTTTCCGTTGCCGGATGACAAGATGGAGGGGGAAGCAGATGAGTAA
- the ybgC gene encoding tol-pal system-associated acyl-CoA thioesterase produces MSNAPFLSSYRVYYEDTDAAGVVYYANYLKYAERARTEYLRHIHESPSQIAEKHGVVFVVRKCEIDYMLPAFLDDMLVVQTKISQVRAAMIGMEQQIIRNQQHLVQIKIILACVEAGKIQVARIPLLLRQKLADFCPESLKSMTKEIHHGSPNPNLRHQ; encoded by the coding sequence ATGAGTAACGCTCCCTTCCTTTCTTCCTACCGCGTTTATTATGAAGATACCGATGCGGCGGGTGTCGTTTATTATGCAAATTATTTAAAGTATGCTGAACGTGCCCGCACCGAATATCTTAGGCATATACACGAATCACCCTCCCAGATTGCTGAAAAACACGGTGTGGTTTTTGTGGTTCGCAAATGCGAAATTGACTACATGCTTCCGGCATTTTTGGATGATATGTTGGTTGTTCAAACCAAGATCAGCCAAGTTAGAGCGGCGATGATCGGGATGGAACAGCAAATTATTCGCAACCAGCAACATCTTGTTCAGATTAAGATTATTCTTGCATGTGTTGAAGCAGGAAAAATTCAAGTAGCCCGGATTCCTCTGCTTTTGCGCCAGAAACTTGCTGATTTTTGCCCCGAATCATTGAAATCTATGACAAAGGAAATTCATCATGGATCCCCAAATCCTAACCTCCGCCACCAATAA
- a CDS encoding MotA/TolQ/ExbB proton channel family protein, which produces MDPQILTSATNKVDALSIGLAQTGQSWSFIQLFLKADFIVQTVMVLLIFASISCWAIIADKTMGLRRFNKNLDVFRLLLVDTPTWAELIDAIKLLPSGTGSKIIQGILAEWDYINNTVRAANDGEVSLTETENRLEKRVSYMLQEEIASLEKGLSVLASTGSVAPFVGLFGTVWGIMNSFMSIAASQDNSLAIVAPGVAEALMATAFGLVAAIPAVLAYNRLSASIYHHAQKLEIFASQAVKMVLHKLGQEGKS; this is translated from the coding sequence ATGGATCCCCAAATCCTAACCTCCGCCACCAATAAGGTAGATGCCCTGTCCATCGGATTGGCCCAAACAGGGCAATCTTGGTCTTTTATCCAGTTGTTCTTAAAAGCCGATTTTATTGTACAAACCGTGATGGTATTATTGATCTTTGCTTCCATCAGTTGCTGGGCAATTATTGCCGATAAAACCATGGGGTTGCGGCGTTTTAATAAAAATTTAGATGTTTTCCGACTGTTGTTGGTTGATACCCCCACTTGGGCAGAATTGATTGATGCGATTAAATTGTTGCCATCGGGCACAGGTTCGAAAATAATCCAAGGGATTTTAGCTGAATGGGATTATATCAACAACACGGTACGGGCTGCCAATGATGGAGAAGTTTCCTTAACAGAAACAGAGAATCGTTTGGAAAAGCGTGTTTCCTATATGTTGCAAGAAGAAATTGCCAGTCTGGAAAAGGGATTATCGGTTTTGGCTTCTACCGGATCTGTAGCGCCTTTTGTTGGGTTGTTTGGAACAGTTTGGGGCATTATGAATAGTTTTATGTCAATTGCAGCCAGCCAAGATAATAGTTTGGCAATTGTAGCGCCTGGGGTTGCTGAAGCTTTGATGGCAACTGCTTTCGGATTGGTTGCAGCCATCCCTGCAGTTTTGGCTTATAATCGCTTGTCAGCATCTATTTATCATCACGCCCAGAAGTTAGAAATTTTTGCCAGCCAAGCCGTAAAAATGGTACTGCATAAACTGGGGCAAGAGGGGAAATCGTAA
- a CDS encoding ExbD/TolR family protein, producing the protein MAFQSAPSCHARKNSYRHAKPMSEINVTPFVDVMLVLLVIFMVTAPLLTAGIPVDMPKTSGQNINPSKEMVEITVNREGKIFLQETPLILSELIERLKAIRATQPNLRIILRGDRSTDYGTVVEVAGAITNAGFPHITLRAQQVAAP; encoded by the coding sequence ATGGCTTTTCAATCCGCACCATCCTGCCATGCAAGAAAAAATTCCTACCGGCATGCCAAACCGATGTCAGAGATTAATGTTACCCCATTTGTTGATGTCATGCTCGTCCTGTTGGTTATCTTCATGGTCACTGCCCCTTTATTGACGGCCGGAATTCCTGTTGATATGCCCAAAACTTCAGGGCAAAATATCAATCCTTCCAAAGAAATGGTTGAAATCACTGTGAACCGCGAGGGAAAAATATTCCTTCAGGAAACCCCGCTTATTTTATCCGAATTAATTGAAAGATTAAAAGCCATCCGGGCAACGCAGCCAAATTTACGTATCATTTTGCGTGGCGATCGGTCAACGGATTATGGAACCGTGGTGGAGGTTGCGGGCGCCATCACCAATGCCGGTTTCCCCCACATTACCCTTCGGGCACAACAAGTGGCAGCCCCTTGA
- a CDS encoding cell envelope integrity protein TolA: MITESPNRPLVSIQAKVISVFLHVFLLGVLLWPNSSQSVPKTLELSVSVEFEQDIISDPAVVTDPFNQAVVDPNAGLHQTDSSVTNPQTLNILDSLIPLQQLVFVPDTTPPLLPDTTETRESHPVNPFTSYELPAVKPTPIKPIAQRLPLPRDFPPGKPVQEKPLVTTSRAINLPNFVPIKPIEGVLSSANPNASTNNVNRHQPVSLAEQKLIMQQIHQNWSTDNGGRNYENFQVVIRVQLRPDGTIFNLKSQLDPAFGNDSYYATFVRNAENAVWKTTKIIFPKERYQDFKELELVFSP, from the coding sequence ATGATAACAGAATCCCCCAACCGTCCCCTAGTTTCCATACAAGCGAAAGTCATCTCGGTTTTTTTACACGTCTTTTTACTGGGTGTCCTGTTATGGCCTAACAGTTCGCAGTCAGTTCCGAAAACATTGGAATTGTCGGTTTCGGTAGAATTTGAACAAGATATTATTTCTGATCCTGCAGTTGTGACCGATCCCTTCAATCAAGCTGTTGTTGATCCAAACGCTGGATTGCATCAAACGGATTCATCTGTAACTAATCCCCAAACTCTAAATATCCTGGATTCACTTATTCCTCTTCAACAATTGGTATTTGTGCCTGATACTACCCCCCCACTGTTGCCGGACACCACTGAAACTAGGGAATCTCATCCGGTTAATCCTTTCACTAGTTACGAACTGCCTGCTGTAAAGCCTACGCCTATAAAGCCGATTGCCCAACGATTACCTTTGCCGCGCGATTTTCCTCCTGGTAAGCCTGTGCAAGAAAAACCATTAGTTACAACGTCGCGAGCAATTAATCTGCCAAATTTTGTTCCGATTAAACCAATCGAGGGGGTTTTATCCTCAGCCAACCCAAATGCTTCCACAAATAACGTCAATCGGCATCAGCCGGTATCTTTGGCAGAACAGAAATTGATTATGCAGCAAATACATCAAAATTGGTCAACCGATAACGGTGGGCGCAATTATGAAAACTTCCAAGTGGTGATCAGGGTTCAATTGCGGCCTGATGGCACCATTTTTAATTTAAAATCACAACTTGACCCTGCTTTTGGTAATGACAGCTATTATGCAACTTTTGTCCGCAATGCTGAAAATGCTGTTTGGAAAACCACTAAAATTATTTTCCCAAAAGAAAGATATCAGGATTTCAAAGAATTAGAATTGGTTTTTAGCCCTTAA
- the tolB gene encoding Tol-Pal system protein TolB: MVEKRRKQPRLSKFYGGLKVGLALVSTIYIVAMVAIATAQQPLRININNPNISPLTIAIADFIPDQASENDLAARITRIVQADLGRSGLFRNIDKNAFIQTAGAVLQNTPRYQDWQAIGAQALVVGKMSRLDDGRLRLEFYLYDINSKKRMVALALTATASDWRRIGHKIADNIYSQLTGEDGYFDTQILYIAETGPQNNRQKKLAIMDQDGENNHFLSDGRVLIITPRFSPNSREITYMAYTDNQPRVYLFNLETGQQELLGDFPGMTFAPRFSPDGNKVIISMAVDGNSEIYVMDIRTRRQTRLTNHPSIDTSPSFSPDSSKIVFNSDRGGTQQIYTMNADGSNVRRVSYGNGRYGTPVWSPRGDLIAFTKIADGEFSIGVMRPDGSGEKILSTSYLVEGPTWSPNGRVITFFRQTPAGNSRLVAIDVTGRYEREIATPTDASDPAWSPLRK; encoded by the coding sequence ATGGTGGAAAAAAGAAGAAAGCAACCCCGTTTATCAAAATTTTACGGCGGTTTAAAGGTAGGTTTGGCCTTAGTTTCAACTATTTATATTGTTGCTATGGTGGCGATAGCTACCGCGCAGCAACCGTTACGGATTAATATTAATAACCCCAATATTTCACCTTTAACAATTGCTATCGCGGATTTTATCCCCGATCAGGCTTCAGAAAATGATTTGGCAGCCAGGATTACCCGAATTGTGCAAGCCGATTTGGGACGTTCCGGGTTATTCCGCAACATCGATAAAAATGCTTTTATCCAAACCGCAGGGGCGGTGTTGCAAAATACCCCTCGTTACCAGGATTGGCAGGCGATTGGCGCACAAGCATTGGTTGTTGGCAAAATGTCCCGTCTGGATGATGGCAGGTTACGGTTGGAATTTTATCTATATGATATCAACAGTAAAAAACGTATGGTGGCTTTAGCCTTGACCGCTACAGCAAGCGATTGGCGACGGATTGGGCATAAGATTGCGGATAATATTTATTCCCAACTGACCGGTGAAGATGGGTATTTTGATACCCAGATTCTTTATATTGCGGAAACAGGGCCTCAAAACAACCGCCAGAAAAAACTGGCAATCATGGATCAGGATGGGGAAAATAACCACTTTTTAAGTGATGGGCGCGTCTTGATTATAACGCCGCGTTTTTCACCGAATTCACGCGAAATTACCTATATGGCATATACAGACAATCAGCCGCGGGTATATTTGTTTAATTTAGAAACAGGACAACAAGAATTATTAGGCGATTTTCCTGGTATGACTTTTGCTCCTCGCTTTTCTCCCGACGGAAATAAAGTGATTATTAGCATGGCGGTTGATGGTAATAGCGAAATTTATGTCATGGACATCCGCACCCGCAGGCAAACCCGGTTGACCAATCATCCCTCGATTGATACATCCCCATCTTTCTCACCTGATAGCAGTAAAATTGTTTTTAACTCGGATCGAGGGGGGACACAGCAAATCTATACCATGAACGCCGATGGTAGCAATGTTAGGCGAGTCAGTTACGGTAACGGTAGATACGGTACGCCTGTTTGGTCGCCGCGCGGTGATTTAATTGCCTTTACCAAAATAGCTGACGGCGAATTTTCCATAGGCGTTATGCGTCCAGACGGTAGTGGGGAAAAGATTCTGAGTACCTCTTATTTGGTTGAGGGGCCGACCTGGTCTCCCAATGGTCGGGTTATTACCTTTTTCCGCCAAACCCCAGCTGGTAATTCACGTTTAGTGGCGATTGATGTCACGGGGCGTTATGAAAGGGAGATTGCAACACCAACTGACGCTTCTGATCCCGCTTGGTCACCTCTGCGCAAATAA
- the pal gene encoding peptidoglycan-associated lipoprotein Pal — protein MTHQKFLTLLVAALALVGCSSKNSDGTGTNGELGSTQQEGSSETVNHSTGVYGTNTTGDSLGVESVSGVAGEFQQAVGDRVFFGTDRYDLDAEAQGILKRQAEWLKQHPDLRITIQGHCDERGTREYNLALGDRRAASIKNYLVALGVSANRIRTVSYGKEKPEMVGMGENVWAQNRRGVIVPGN, from the coding sequence ATGACACATCAAAAATTTTTGACTTTATTGGTTGCAGCACTAGCGTTAGTGGGCTGTTCATCAAAAAATTCGGACGGTACGGGTACGAATGGTGAATTGGGTTCAACCCAGCAAGAGGGAAGTTCAGAAACTGTCAACCATTCAACCGGGGTTTATGGGACCAATACCACCGGTGATTCTTTGGGTGTGGAAAGTGTTTCAGGTGTTGCAGGAGAATTTCAGCAAGCAGTTGGCGACCGGGTGTTTTTTGGCACGGACCGTTATGATTTAGATGCCGAAGCCCAAGGGATTTTGAAGCGGCAGGCGGAGTGGTTAAAGCAGCATCCTGATTTGCGGATTACCATTCAAGGACATTGTGATGAACGGGGCACTAGGGAATATAACTTGGCTTTAGGGGATAGACGTGCCGCATCAATTAAAAATTATCTGGTGGCCTTAGGGGTGTCTGCTAACCGTATCCGTACCGTTAGCTACGGAAAAGAGAAGCCAGAGATGGTGGGGATGGGAGAAAATGTTTGGGCCCAAAACCGTCGGGGTGTAATTGTCCCGGGTAATTAA
- the ybgF gene encoding tol-pal system protein YbgF, with translation MTHDINRLWYMPLFKMAVVVLLFTSGVGYSPAWSQQPTVSSLSTRIEQLQAAFNRLQQQVQQLAGSADSNLLANQEIRLQELQNELTFVNGQMEELGYALRQLAERLDKEQQETDYRLKNLEELLVPKNGPNGQNWGNQLPGQNSRQHTDSIPPYKPFSSRPMPPAIPPVPVVPAQNNILPSGTMQSQYDFAFSLLKQGNYEEAGQAFQEFLQLYPQQELAGNAAYWLGESYYARKDYQRSAQIFAEGFKNYPGSSKAPDNLLKLALSFSNVGSTVEACSTLKVLGQRFPQATPTILERMRSERQRLNCPAR, from the coding sequence ATGACACATGATATAAACCGTTTATGGTATATGCCTTTATTCAAAATGGCAGTGGTGGTGCTGTTATTCACAAGTGGTGTGGGTTACAGCCCTGCCTGGTCGCAGCAACCGACAGTTTCGTCTTTATCAACCCGGATTGAGCAGTTACAAGCCGCTTTTAATAGGTTGCAGCAGCAGGTGCAACAATTGGCTGGGTCAGCTGATTCCAATTTGTTGGCCAATCAAGAAATTCGGCTGCAGGAGCTGCAAAATGAGTTAACTTTTGTCAATGGCCAAATGGAAGAATTGGGATACGCCTTGCGCCAGTTGGCGGAAAGGCTGGATAAAGAGCAACAAGAGACAGATTACCGTTTAAAAAACCTAGAAGAATTGCTTGTTCCAAAAAACGGACCAAACGGACAAAATTGGGGCAACCAATTGCCAGGACAAAACAGTAGGCAACATACGGATAGCATCCCACCTTATAAACCCTTTTCCAGTCGCCCGATGCCTCCTGCCATACCGCCAGTACCGGTGGTTCCTGCTCAAAACAATATTTTACCGTCAGGAACTATGCAAAGCCAGTATGATTTTGCTTTTTCCTTGCTGAAACAGGGAAATTATGAGGAAGCCGGGCAGGCTTTCCAAGAATTCTTGCAGCTATATCCGCAGCAGGAATTAGCAGGAAATGCTGCCTATTGGTTAGGTGAATCATATTATGCACGGAAGGATTACCAACGATCGGCTCAAATTTTTGCAGAAGGATTTAAGAATTATCCGGGTAGTTCGAAAGCTCCGGATAATCTTTTGAAGTTGGCTTTATCTTTCTCTAATGTGGGATCAACGGTTGAGGCTTGCTCCACCCTCAAGGTTCTTGGACAACGGTTTCCTCAAGCTACACCGACTATTTTGGAACGGATGAGGTCGGAGCGCCAGCGCTTGAATTGTCCCGCGCGTTGA